The Pseudomonas sp. TH06 genome has a window encoding:
- a CDS encoding autotransporter domain-containing protein, whose translation MHGSPRVKGDLSLSPTAELAYEVTPEGRGQTIKVDGTAELGGATLKVVAVPGEYPATSPYKIIEAAKVDGEFGTIVNDLAFMTATPQYNKKSVGLTFARNDVPLKSVATTDSGRAVAGSIVEPQVPSSPAPSTPLTASTPLPDSDSASTATASTSLTAPAATSASVPIQDEFVTAPVSEAVEAPASAPQKPANTAVAAILASDSKTAAIALEQLAAGSNANLAKATLSSITPVSTSMLSAMRQLDNRTGPAHGSGNSPRQAAGGLDSGRVWIQALGHGGKVDREFDSTLKHATQGLVMGADWRLDEQWHVGLLGGKSQTRLDARQYDGDLDSWHLGAYAVRQSGPLALRLGATYASHDGSSKRRVAFKGFSDRLKGDYDANTQQAFAELGFNLGRNNVTLEPFASLGYQRYQRDSYSEKGGDAALKVFGQTRDNLSSTFGLRTAKITRLDNGMSLTPRLSAGWKHTFGEIDIDTRQQLVKGGKRFEVAGAALDRNSLGVDAGLDFGLSANHTVGLGVTADFGTESRTHSVMGQWRMAF comes from the coding sequence TTGCATGGCAGCCCCCGGGTCAAAGGCGACCTGAGCCTGTCCCCTACAGCCGAGCTGGCCTATGAGGTCACGCCTGAAGGTCGTGGCCAAACGATCAAAGTCGACGGCACTGCCGAGCTTGGTGGCGCCACTCTGAAAGTCGTTGCTGTTCCCGGTGAGTATCCAGCAACCAGTCCGTACAAAATCATCGAAGCCGCCAAGGTTGACGGTGAGTTCGGCACGATCGTGAACGATCTGGCTTTTATGACGGCCACACCTCAATACAACAAAAAATCCGTTGGGCTGACTTTCGCCCGCAATGATGTACCGCTGAAAAGCGTCGCCACTACAGACAGCGGTCGTGCGGTTGCTGGCAGCATCGTCGAGCCTCAGGTGCCATCGTCTCCCGCGCCGTCGACACCGCTGACGGCATCAACTCCCCTACCAGATTCGGATTCAGCTTCAACAGCAACCGCTTCCACTTCATTGACTGCTCCTGCTGCGACGTCAGCTTCAGTACCCATACAGGATGAGTTCGTGACTGCGCCGGTCAGCGAAGCTGTCGAAGCGCCAGCCTCAGCCCCGCAAAAACCCGCCAACACGGCCGTCGCCGCAATACTGGCCAGCGACAGCAAAACAGCCGCTATCGCCCTCGAACAACTCGCCGCCGGCAGCAACGCCAACCTCGCCAAAGCCACGCTGAGTAGTATCACACCCGTGAGCACCAGCATGCTCTCAGCCATGCGCCAACTCGATAACCGCACCGGCCCCGCTCATGGCTCGGGCAACTCACCTCGCCAGGCGGCGGGCGGTTTAGATTCCGGTCGCGTCTGGATACAGGCACTCGGCCATGGCGGCAAGGTCGATCGCGAGTTCGACAGCACTCTGAAACATGCTACCCAAGGTCTGGTCATGGGCGCTGACTGGCGGCTTGATGAGCAATGGCATGTCGGCCTGCTGGGCGGCAAATCGCAGACCCGACTCGATGCCCGCCAGTACGACGGCGACCTCGACAGTTGGCACCTCGGTGCTTACGCCGTACGTCAGAGCGGACCGTTGGCACTGCGTTTGGGGGCTACCTATGCCAGCCACGACGGCAGCAGCAAACGTCGGGTGGCGTTCAAAGGTTTCAGCGACCGCCTCAAGGGCGACTACGACGCGAACACCCAGCAAGCCTTTGCCGAACTGGGCTTCAATCTCGGTCGTAACAACGTGACGCTGGAGCCCTTCGCCAGCCTCGGCTATCAGCGCTATCAACGCGACAGTTACAGCGAAAAAGGTGGGGATGCGGCACTGAAAGTCTTTGGGCAAACCCGCGACAATCTCAGCAGCACCTTCGGTTTGCGCACGGCGAAAATCACTCGCCTGGACAACGGCATGAGTCTGACGCCGCGACTCAGTGCCGGTTGGAAACACACCTTCGGCGAGATCGACATCGATACACGGCAGCAATTGGTCAAGGGTGGCAAGCGTTTCGAAGTGGCCGGTGCGGCGCTGGATCGCAACAGCCTGGGCGTCGATGCAGGCCTCGACTTCGGCCTGTCTGCAAATCACACCGTAGGGCTGGGTGTCACCGCTGACTTCGGCACGGAAAGTCGTACTCACAGTGTGATGGGCCAGTGGCGAATGGCGTTCTGA
- a CDS encoding autotransporter outer membrane beta-barrel domain-containing protein: MPFSPQRLSLAIALLISATTAHAKTVQIDTATTASQTLGGSDTLTISAPGSITNSGKTVSLKDKTSGAGVVIDNAGKIISTGGRAIDSSGDLTQVRNYAIYNRSGGQILGANDALRIDSNFVSGSLLIDNSGIIRSTTGQGLDLDALRSDGVKTTIINREGALIRGDASDGMKTGANATITNYGEISTGDSHNADEKFDGIDIDSASGVSVTNYGVISGGRHGITTDLGATLVNYGQITGRNGSGFGSDGDGTVINHGTITGAYSGLQANGDGDGVDIDKIAHIENYGTIQGVGAGGVDKGGFANGSEGIALGGGYIRNASGALISGANSAILVDDGSGGSGLAATTLENFGTIQGLDGFGVKFVGEFADAVVNGGTLSGSNGLALDLGGGNDSLTLRNGSRFVGTVDGGSGYDRVVMDDAAGGSFGESRNFEWLEVSQGAWTLTGNGDFSDGGAVRNGATLINQGGIAGNLTVDAGGVYAGGGSVGNLNVNGTLRTDTSLGRVSVVHDLNMGSSATLAYGVNADGSSAPVQIGGTANLNGATLAVNPGSGTYPWQSHYTVLQAAQVNGTFGKVTSDYAFLTPTLAYTPTQVDLTYTRNDVAFNDFAATGNGSNAANSLASMGKNNALYNALLNTTQSTAGAAIEQLAGASNANLTSATLGASSQVGSSMLSAMQQMGGSPGLMVGLDQRDTPVLAANGVPSAARNLNDPNARGRLWLQAIGGYGKLDGEHGNSGLEQRTKGSVLGADWSLNPQWRLGVLGGYSKTDLDATGVDGNVESWHAGVYALHQNGPMSVRLGAAYSGHQGESKRTIAFNGFSDRPKGDYDANSQQAFAELGYAMGSGRLSAEPFANLGYQRYHRDSYREKGGAAALQVDSQTQDNFSSTFGLRLAHLSSLDNGMSVTPRMAAGWKHTYGDVSNSTRQAFVVGGTAFSVDGSSLDRDSLVLEAGLDVGISSRHTLGVGYSGEIGSNSRNHGLIGQWQMSF, encoded by the coding sequence ATGCCGTTCTCGCCCCAACGTCTGTCGCTCGCCATCGCCCTGTTGATCTCGGCAACCACCGCTCACGCTAAAACCGTACAGATCGACACCGCCACCACGGCTTCGCAAACCCTCGGTGGCAGCGACACGTTGACGATTTCGGCGCCGGGCAGCATCACCAACAGCGGCAAGACCGTGAGCCTGAAGGACAAGACCAGCGGTGCCGGTGTGGTGATCGATAACGCCGGCAAAATCATCTCCACCGGTGGCCGCGCCATCGACAGCAGTGGCGACCTGACCCAGGTGCGCAACTACGCCATCTACAACCGCAGCGGCGGGCAGATTCTCGGCGCCAATGACGCTCTGCGCATCGACAGCAACTTCGTCAGCGGCAGCCTGTTGATCGATAACAGCGGCATCATTCGTTCGACCACCGGCCAAGGGCTGGATCTGGATGCGTTGCGCAGCGACGGCGTGAAAACCACGATCATCAACCGCGAAGGCGCCTTGATTCGCGGCGATGCCAGCGACGGCATGAAGACCGGCGCCAACGCGACGATTACCAACTATGGCGAGATCTCCACGGGCGACTCGCACAATGCCGACGAGAAATTCGACGGCATCGATATCGACTCTGCGAGCGGCGTCAGTGTGACCAACTACGGAGTGATTTCCGGCGGTCGTCACGGCATCACCACCGACCTCGGCGCGACGCTGGTCAACTATGGGCAGATCACCGGCAGAAACGGCTCGGGCTTCGGCTCCGACGGTGACGGCACGGTGATCAACCACGGCACCATCACCGGCGCCTATTCGGGCTTGCAGGCGAACGGTGACGGCGATGGTGTGGATATCGACAAGATCGCCCACATCGAAAACTACGGCACGATTCAAGGTGTAGGCGCCGGCGGTGTCGACAAGGGCGGTTTCGCCAATGGCAGCGAAGGCATTGCCCTCGGCGGTGGCTACATTCGCAACGCCAGCGGCGCGCTGATCAGCGGCGCCAACAGTGCGATTCTGGTCGATGACGGCAGCGGCGGTTCCGGGTTGGCAGCGACCACGCTGGAAAACTTCGGCACGATTCAAGGCCTCGACGGTTTCGGCGTGAAGTTCGTCGGCGAGTTCGCCGACGCCGTCGTCAACGGCGGCACCCTCAGCGGCAGCAATGGCCTGGCGCTGGATCTGGGTGGCGGCAACGACAGTCTGACCTTGCGCAATGGCAGCCGCTTCGTCGGCACCGTCGACGGCGGCAGCGGTTATGACCGGGTGGTGATGGATGATGCGGCGGGCGGCAGCTTCGGCGAGAGCCGCAACTTCGAATGGCTGGAAGTCAGCCAAGGTGCGTGGACGCTGACCGGCAATGGCGATTTCAGCGACGGCGGTGCAGTGCGCAACGGCGCGACGCTGATCAACCAGGGAGGTATCGCTGGCAACCTGACCGTGGATGCCGGCGGTGTCTATGCCGGTGGCGGATCGGTGGGCAACCTCAACGTCAACGGCACATTGCGTACCGACACAAGCCTCGGTCGCGTATCGGTTGTGCATGACTTGAACATGGGCAGCAGCGCCACCCTCGCCTACGGCGTCAATGCCGACGGCAGCAGCGCGCCGGTACAGATCGGCGGCACGGCCAATCTCAATGGCGCGACCCTGGCGGTGAATCCCGGCAGCGGCACCTATCCGTGGCAGAGCCATTACACCGTGCTGCAAGCCGCGCAGGTCAACGGCACTTTCGGCAAAGTCACCAGCGACTACGCGTTTCTCACGCCGACACTGGCCTATACGCCGACTCAAGTTGATCTGACGTACACCCGCAACGACGTGGCTTTCAATGATTTCGCTGCCACCGGCAACGGCAGCAATGCCGCCAACAGTCTGGCTTCGATGGGCAAGAACAACGCGCTCTACAACGCCCTGCTCAACACCACCCAAAGCACGGCCGGTGCTGCAATCGAGCAGTTGGCCGGCGCCAGCAATGCCAACCTGACCAGCGCCACCCTCGGCGCCAGCAGTCAGGTGGGTAGCAGCATGCTCTCGGCGATGCAGCAAATGGGCGGCAGCCCGGGGTTGATGGTCGGCCTCGATCAGCGCGATACGCCCGTGTTGGCCGCGAACGGCGTACCGTCCGCCGCCCGCAATCTGAACGATCCAAACGCTCGCGGCCGACTCTGGCTGCAAGCCATCGGCGGCTACGGCAAGCTCGACGGCGAACACGGCAACAGCGGCCTGGAACAACGTACCAAGGGCAGCGTGCTCGGTGCCGACTGGTCACTCAATCCGCAATGGCGACTGGGCGTGCTCGGCGGTTATTCGAAAACCGATCTGGACGCTACCGGCGTCGATGGCAACGTCGAGAGCTGGCACGCCGGCGTTTATGCATTGCATCAAAACGGCCCGATGTCTGTGCGTCTCGGCGCGGCCTACAGCGGCCATCAGGGCGAGAGCAAACGCACCATCGCCTTCAACGGTTTCAGTGATCGTCCGAAAGGCGATTACGACGCCAACAGCCAACAAGCCTTCGCCGAACTCGGTTATGCCATGGGCAGCGGGCGTCTCAGCGCCGAACCTTTCGCCAACCTCGGCTACCAGCGCTACCACCGCGACAGCTATCGGGAAAAGGGTGGCGCTGCGGCACTGCAAGTCGACAGCCAGACCCAGGACAACTTCAGCAGCACCTTCGGCTTGCGTCTGGCGCACCTGAGCAGTCTGGACAATGGCATGAGCGTGACACCGCGCATGGCCGCCGGCTGGAAGCACACGTACGGCGACGTCAGCAATTCGACGCGCCAGGCGTTTGTGGTCGGTGGCACGGCGTTCAGCGTTGATGGCAGCTCACTGGATCGCGACAGTCTGGTGCTGGAAGCGGGGCTGGATGTGGGTATTTCGTCACGGCATACGCTGGGCGTGGGGTACAGCGGCGAGATTGGCAGCAACAGTCGCAATCATGGGTTGATTGGGCAGTGGCAGATGAGTTTTTGA
- a CDS encoding amino acid ABC transporter permease translates to MTSFPTPPKPAVAESPLRRFFGFRTRLYLTWAVMFCLFAGFFLSFDLKFSIILDKLPNLVGLKLAPNGFLQGAALTLFLCVCSIVASSLLGFVTALARLSKSAVAFGIASFYASFFRGTPLLIQILLIYLGLPQLGIVPGAIVAGIIALSLNYGAYLSEIFRAGILGVPYGQREASLALGMRDSVILWRITLPQAMRTIIPPTTNQFISMLKDSSLISVMGVWEVMFLAQSYGRSSYRYIEMLTTAAIIYWLMSICLELIQARMERHYGEAYARRS, encoded by the coding sequence ATGACTTCTTTCCCGACACCTCCAAAACCAGCAGTGGCTGAATCACCGCTGCGCCGATTCTTCGGTTTTCGCACACGGCTGTACCTGACGTGGGCGGTGATGTTCTGTCTGTTCGCCGGATTCTTCCTGAGCTTCGACCTGAAGTTCTCGATCATCCTCGACAAACTGCCCAATCTTGTCGGCCTCAAACTCGCACCCAATGGCTTTCTACAAGGCGCGGCGCTGACCCTGTTTCTGTGCGTGTGCTCGATTGTCGCTTCGTCATTGCTGGGCTTCGTTACCGCATTGGCACGACTGTCGAAAAGCGCGGTGGCGTTCGGCATCGCCAGTTTCTACGCCTCGTTCTTCCGCGGCACGCCACTGCTGATTCAGATCCTGCTGATCTACCTCGGTTTGCCGCAACTGGGCATCGTGCCCGGCGCGATCGTCGCCGGGATCATCGCCCTGTCGCTGAACTATGGCGCCTATCTCAGCGAGATTTTTCGCGCCGGGATTCTTGGCGTTCCCTACGGCCAGCGAGAAGCTTCACTGGCGCTGGGCATGCGCGACTCGGTAATCCTGTGGCGCATCACCCTGCCCCAGGCTATGCGCACGATCATCCCGCCCACGACCAACCAGTTCATTTCGATGCTCAAGGATTCATCGCTGATTTCGGTTATGGGCGTTTGGGAAGTGATGTTTCTGGCGCAGTCCTACGGACGCTCAAGCTATCGCTACATCGAGATGCTGACGACGGCGGCGATCATTTACTGGCTGATGTCGATCTGTCTGGAACTGATTCAGGCGCGGATGGAACGGCATTACGGCGAGGCTTACGCGCGCCGCTCCTAA
- a CDS encoding ABC transporter substrate-binding protein produces MKFQPLLALGLTVLAASTQAFGGTTLDRVEQKKELVGVLMESYPPFSFLNDQNQLDGFDVDVAKAVADKLGVKLRLETPSWDVIAAGRWSGRYDICICSMTPSKARAEVFDFPVEYYASPAVIVVNAKDDRIHGAKDLSGKKVGLTSASSYESYLNKNLVIEGAEDTQLQYPFEDVQIAPYDTDNVAFQDLGLGAGVRLDAILTNLVTAQPRLNEDQRFKLAGAALYSEPNSVAIEKGDAQWDAKVREVFAQLKQDGTLSKLSQKWIGADISQ; encoded by the coding sequence GTGAAATTTCAACCGCTATTGGCCCTGGGCCTGACAGTTCTGGCCGCTTCCACCCAAGCCTTCGGCGGCACCACACTGGATCGTGTCGAGCAGAAAAAAGAGCTGGTCGGCGTGCTGATGGAAAGCTATCCGCCGTTCTCGTTTCTCAACGATCAGAATCAGCTCGACGGCTTCGACGTCGATGTCGCCAAAGCCGTGGCAGACAAACTCGGGGTCAAGCTGCGCCTCGAAACGCCGTCCTGGGACGTCATCGCTGCCGGCCGCTGGAGCGGGCGTTATGACATCTGCATCTGCTCGATGACCCCGAGCAAGGCCCGCGCCGAAGTGTTCGACTTCCCGGTCGAGTACTACGCCTCGCCCGCCGTGATCGTGGTCAACGCCAAGGACGATCGCATTCACGGCGCCAAGGATCTGAGCGGCAAGAAAGTCGGTCTCACCAGCGCTTCCAGCTATGAAAGTTATCTGAACAAGAATCTGGTCATCGAAGGCGCTGAAGACACGCAGTTGCAGTACCCGTTCGAAGACGTGCAGATCGCCCCGTACGATACCGACAACGTCGCGTTCCAGGACTTGGGCCTGGGCGCCGGCGTGCGCCTGGATGCAATCCTTACCAACCTTGTCACCGCGCAACCACGCCTGAACGAAGACCAGCGCTTCAAACTGGCCGGCGCGGCGCTGTACTCGGAGCCGAACTCCGTTGCCATCGAAAAGGGCGACGCGCAATGGGATGCCAAAGTGCGCGAAGTTTTTGCACAACTTAAACAGGACGGCACCCTGAGCAAGCTGTCGCAAAAATGGATCGGCGCCGATATCAGTCAATGA
- a CDS encoding homocysteine S-methyltransferase family protein, protein MGAGSTIILDGGMGRELQRAGAPFRQPEWSALALSEAPQAVEAVHAAYIASGANVITSNSYAVVPFHIGEERFAAEGQALAALAGELARRAVEASGKAVQVAGSLPPLFGSYRPDLFEAGRVTELLTPLVNGLAPHVDLWLAETQSSIIEARAIHAGLPKDGKPFWLSFTLKDEDTDEVPRLRSGEPVAEAAAAAAELGVETLLFNCSQPEVIGAAIDAARDTFERLGVKIHIGAYANAFPPQPKEATANDGLDPLREDLDPPGYLHWAIDWQQRGASHLGGCCGIGPEHIAVLAQKLA, encoded by the coding sequence ATGGGCGCAGGAAGCACGATTATTCTCGATGGCGGCATGGGCCGTGAGTTGCAACGCGCCGGGGCACCATTCCGCCAGCCGGAGTGGTCGGCGCTGGCGCTCAGCGAAGCACCGCAAGCGGTTGAAGCGGTACATGCCGCGTATATCGCCAGTGGCGCCAATGTGATCACCAGCAACAGTTACGCGGTGGTGCCGTTCCACATCGGCGAAGAACGTTTCGCCGCTGAAGGGCAAGCGCTGGCGGCGTTGGCCGGTGAGCTGGCGCGGCGTGCGGTGGAAGCGTCGGGCAAAGCCGTACAGGTCGCGGGTTCGTTACCGCCGCTGTTCGGTTCGTATCGTCCGGATCTGTTCGAGGCTGGCCGAGTGACAGAGTTGCTGACGCCATTGGTCAATGGCCTGGCCCCCCACGTTGATCTATGGCTGGCGGAAACCCAGAGCTCGATCATCGAGGCGCGCGCGATCCATGCAGGGCTGCCAAAGGACGGCAAGCCGTTCTGGTTGTCGTTTACCTTGAAGGATGAAGACACCGACGAAGTGCCGCGTTTGCGCTCCGGCGAGCCGGTTGCAGAGGCGGCGGCTGCGGCGGCTGAGTTGGGCGTCGAGACGCTGCTGTTCAATTGCAGTCAGCCGGAAGTGATCGGCGCGGCGATTGATGCGGCGCGCGACACCTTCGAACGTCTGGGGGTGAAGATTCACATTGGCGCCTATGCCAACGCGTTTCCGCCACAACCGAAAGAAGCGACGGCCAACGACGGACTCGACCCGTTGCGCGAAGATCTCGATCCGCCGGGTTATCTGCATTGGGCGATTGATTGGCAGCAGCGTGGCGCGAGTCACCTGGGCGGTTGCTGCGGGATCGGACCGGAGCACATTGCGGTGCTTGCGCAGAAACTCGCTTAA
- a CDS encoding HipA domain-containing protein encodes MYDLTLQIFATGRWHDAMVLSFADPEKGFESRCDFGYQTTYLVENLDAIGSPFSKAVSVRFPLDWDSRRSSVPAFVHDIVPAGAAKRFLLARLGQEKPADISADLYLLGRSTPAPIGNMRIKESAESMDEREPIGFQRQDVILRDNRFLEYAYELGAAIGGATGAGGEAPKLLLAENKAGLLYPDAVLEDSEVSQHWFVKFARNKGNQTDQDILRSEFHYYRALQTLDIETVASQGLALEEASKPSLWMQRFDRRVTAQGVERYAVESIYSLANVTTPGSAMDHLGVIRMLASLWCEAGQEEQIPDLVADYLRRDLINKILGNSDNHGRNTAIIRGLSSFRLAPIYDLAPMVMDDEGVTRSTKWPKELERAGDVDWRGVCRALADIADPDDPLAALADGPDAFERLRQDARRLAALPDILTESGLPDRTMNHPGIHLRNLEQRLKEWDLK; translated from the coding sequence ATGTACGACCTGACACTACAGATATTCGCGACTGGGCGATGGCATGACGCGATGGTTCTGAGTTTCGCTGACCCCGAAAAGGGTTTCGAAAGTCGCTGCGATTTCGGTTATCAAACCACCTATCTCGTCGAAAACTTAGACGCGATAGGGTCGCCGTTCTCAAAGGCTGTGAGTGTACGGTTCCCGTTGGACTGGGATAGCCGGCGATCGAGTGTGCCTGCCTTCGTTCATGACATCGTTCCTGCCGGTGCTGCGAAACGTTTTCTTCTTGCTCGCTTAGGGCAGGAAAAACCCGCAGACATCAGCGCCGACCTCTATCTGCTGGGTCGGAGCACGCCAGCTCCCATCGGCAACATGCGAATAAAGGAATCTGCCGAGTCTATGGATGAGCGGGAGCCCATTGGGTTTCAGCGTCAGGACGTAATCCTGCGTGACAATCGTTTTCTCGAGTACGCCTATGAACTCGGTGCAGCCATTGGCGGTGCGACGGGGGCAGGGGGTGAAGCGCCTAAGCTTTTGTTGGCAGAGAACAAGGCCGGTCTCCTGTATCCCGATGCAGTCCTTGAGGATTCAGAGGTCAGTCAGCACTGGTTTGTGAAATTTGCTCGTAACAAAGGCAATCAGACCGATCAGGACATCTTGCGAAGTGAGTTCCACTACTACAGGGCCCTTCAGACATTAGACATCGAAACGGTAGCTTCACAAGGGCTGGCACTGGAAGAGGCGAGTAAACCCAGCTTGTGGATGCAGCGTTTTGATCGTCGGGTAACGGCTCAAGGTGTTGAGCGTTATGCGGTCGAATCGATTTATTCGCTGGCTAATGTGACAACGCCAGGCAGCGCGATGGACCATTTGGGCGTGATTCGTATGCTTGCCAGTCTTTGGTGTGAGGCAGGGCAAGAGGAGCAGATTCCCGATCTGGTTGCGGACTACTTGCGTCGGGATCTGATCAACAAAATTCTCGGTAACTCGGATAACCATGGCCGTAATACCGCGATCATTCGTGGCTTGAGTTCGTTTCGACTTGCGCCGATTTATGATTTGGCGCCCATGGTCATGGACGATGAAGGCGTTACCCGTTCGACTAAATGGCCGAAAGAGTTGGAAAGGGCGGGGGATGTCGATTGGCGAGGAGTTTGTCGTGCATTGGCTGATATTGCTGATCCGGATGACCCCTTGGCTGCTTTGGCCGATGGGCCGGATGCGTTCGAGCGCCTTCGTCAGGACGCACGACGCCTTGCGGCTCTTCCCGATATTTTGACCGAGAGCGGCCTGCCGGACCGAACCATGAACCATCCGGGGATTCACCTGAGAAATCTGGAGCAACGCTTGAAAGAGTGGGACCTGAAATGA
- a CDS encoding helix-turn-helix transcriptional regulator, whose product MSLTVAERTLLIENIQEALAQGTLEIGEAVRRLRVEVTGLHQTQFAKMCKISVRTLVHIEHGEGNQTLKSLNAVFRPFGMKMGVVRIRRDIS is encoded by the coding sequence ATGAGCCTGACCGTCGCCGAGCGCACGCTGCTCATCGAAAACATTCAAGAAGCATTGGCCCAGGGAACGCTTGAGATCGGCGAGGCCGTTCGCCGCCTGCGCGTAGAAGTGACGGGCCTGCATCAGACCCAGTTTGCGAAGATGTGCAAAATCTCGGTTCGAACCCTGGTGCACATCGAGCACGGCGAAGGCAATCAGACGCTGAAGTCGCTGAACGCCGTGTTTCGTCCGTTTGGGATGAAGATGGGCGTTGTGCGGATTCGGCGAGATATCAGTTAA
- a CDS encoding GNAT family protein yields MTASLADWKGVPAPTTKLLEGRFIRLERLDPTRHGDELFAALEGPGADPKLWDYLPYGPFPERSVFNDWLNNHAASSDPYFFSVIDRASGQVQGILSLMSIVPAQGRIEIGHVTFGAPMQRSPKSTEAVYLLARHSFELGYRRLEWKCNNGNARSKYAAERLGFSFEGVFRQHMVVKGQNRDTAWYSILDSEWPAIAAGFEQWLSDANQTPTGQVKGLGECRS; encoded by the coding sequence ATGACTGCTTCACTTGCCGACTGGAAAGGCGTCCCTGCCCCTACGACCAAGCTGCTCGAAGGCCGTTTTATCCGCCTGGAACGACTCGACCCGACGCGTCACGGCGATGAGCTGTTCGCCGCACTCGAAGGTCCGGGCGCCGATCCGAAACTCTGGGATTACTTGCCCTACGGCCCGTTCCCCGAGCGCAGCGTGTTCAATGACTGGCTGAACAATCACGCGGCGAGCAGCGATCCGTATTTCTTCAGCGTCATCGACCGCGCCAGCGGCCAGGTGCAAGGCATCCTCAGCCTGATGTCGATCGTCCCGGCCCAGGGTCGCATCGAAATCGGCCACGTCACCTTCGGCGCACCGATGCAGCGTTCGCCGAAAAGCACCGAGGCGGTTTACCTGCTGGCCCGGCACTCCTTCGAGCTGGGCTACCGGCGCCTCGAATGGAAGTGCAACAACGGCAACGCCCGCTCCAAATACGCGGCCGAACGCCTGGGCTTCAGTTTTGAAGGTGTGTTCCGCCAGCACATGGTGGTCAAGGGCCAGAACCGCGATACGGCGTGGTACTCGATTCTGGATTCGGAATGGCCGGCGATTGCGGCGGGGTTCGAGCAGTGGTTGAGTGATGCCAACCAGACGCCGACCGGACAGGTGAAAGGCTTGGGCGAGTGCCGTAGCTAA
- a CDS encoding GNAT family N-acetyltransferase yields the protein MSQIEIRQVSADDHAAWLPLWQAYLRFYNTELPDAVTQSTWQRFLDPSEPTHAALAWADGKAVGMVHYIYHRSNWSIENSCYLQDLLVTEHTRGTGVGRQLIEHVYATAKADGCCKVHWLTHESNATAIQLYERIAERPGFIQFRKAI from the coding sequence ATGAGTCAAATCGAGATCCGCCAGGTCAGCGCCGACGACCACGCCGCGTGGTTGCCGCTGTGGCAGGCCTACCTGCGCTTCTACAACACCGAATTGCCGGACGCCGTCACGCAAAGCACCTGGCAGCGTTTCCTCGACCCGAGCGAGCCGACCCACGCGGCATTGGCGTGGGCTGACGGCAAGGCTGTGGGCATGGTGCATTACATCTACCATCGCTCGAACTGGAGCATCGAAAACTCCTGCTACCTGCAAGACCTGCTGGTCACGGAGCACACCCGCGGCACGGGTGTCGGTCGCCAACTGATCGAACACGTCTACGCCACCGCCAAAGCCGACGGTTGCTGCAAAGTCCATTGGCTGACCCACGAAAGCAACGCCACCGCGATCCAGCTCTACGAGCGCATCGCCGAGCGCCCGGGCTTCATCCAGTTTCGCAAAGCCATTTAA
- a CDS encoding FMN-binding negative transcriptional regulator → MYTPRAFAIDELSQLHELILATRLAILVTHGENGLQASHVPVLLHCEQGEYGTLYGHLAKANPQWKDLRDGAEAMLIFAGPDAYVSPGFYPSKAEHGKVVPTWNYVAVHAYGHAETFSDGGRLLDIVSTLTDRHEAGRAQPWKVDDAPADYIDGMLKAIVGFAIPIDRLEGKRKLSQNRSAEDIAGVREGLAASSDINDQTLAQLMR, encoded by the coding sequence ATGTACACGCCGCGCGCCTTTGCCATCGACGAGTTGTCGCAACTCCACGAACTGATCCTCGCCACCCGCCTCGCCATTCTGGTGACTCACGGCGAAAACGGTCTGCAGGCCAGTCATGTACCGGTGCTGCTGCATTGCGAACAAGGTGAGTACGGCACGCTGTACGGGCATCTGGCCAAGGCCAATCCACAGTGGAAAGACCTGCGCGACGGCGCCGAAGCCATGCTGATTTTTGCCGGCCCCGACGCCTACGTCAGCCCGGGCTTCTACCCGAGCAAGGCCGAACACGGCAAAGTCGTGCCGACCTGGAACTACGTCGCTGTGCACGCCTACGGTCACGCTGAAACCTTCAGCGATGGCGGGCGACTGCTCGACATCGTCAGTACCCTCACCGACCGCCATGAAGCAGGCCGCGCACAACCGTGGAAGGTCGACGACGCCCCCGCCGATTACATCGACGGCATGCTCAAGGCCATCGTCGGTTTCGCCATTCCCATCGACCGGCTGGAAGGCAAGCGCAAGCTCAGCCAGAACCGCAGCGCCGAAGACATTGCCGGCGTGCGCGAAGGTCTGGCCGCCAGCTCCGACATCAACGACCAAACCCTTGCCCAATTGATGCGTTGA